One Castanea sativa cultivar Marrone di Chiusa Pesio chromosome 4, ASM4071231v1 DNA window includes the following coding sequences:
- the LOC142631392 gene encoding putative disease resistance protein RGA3, which produces MAETVLSVVAEEILGKLISLAAEQINVAWGFKDELTRLRDSLTTIQAVLADAERRLVREEFVRLWLQRLKDVAYDADDVLDELAYEILKRKVEIRNQMKRKVCFFFSFSNPIAFRCKMANKVKAIAESLKRINDEANQYGLIRVELVNANPEIIPSRGETDSSLDHSEVEGRKDLVLEIVELLLNASNQRLSVIPIVGMAGLGKTTLAKLVYNHELVKKHFDKTIWVCVSNEFEDKKILEEILESLTYNSSSVKNKNTILERLQKELQGQKYILVLDDVWNEDFVKWDTLRSSLIGMNLNVGNSIIVTTRSDKVAEIMETFPRRYLETLSKDDCWSIIKKKVSLNENPLTPNLEAIGKEIAKKCGGVPLLAKVLGGIMYCKKEESEWLAIQNSSVWNSLIDSNGILSILKLSFDHLYSPSLKRCFTYCAIFPKDYEMGKEELVQHWMAEGFLQPTQEHFSAEDNGFKYFDILSANSLFQDIKRDDYGNIVSCKMHDLVHDLALSVSKGETLHLKDTVGNDTELSHIRHLSIICNDQTIPTILQSRDVMGRLRTVYSIHANLGDKLLALKCVRSLSLSGRHVEELPNSIGEFRHLRLLRIEETNIKALPNSVTKLYNLQTLVIKRCQNLLKLPNDLQNLISLRHIDIDHWYIKQLPINMGRLTCLQTLPFFVIGQDAGHRIEEVGCLSQLRGRLSIYNLEHVRDKEEAKTANLGGKAGLQKLGFYWNRERDGNNNDEDVLEGLQPHPSLKSLEIENFKGEKFPSWILACDNNSGGLFVLDHLLEIRLENCNKCNKLPTLGHLPLLKVLQIERMDNVTCIGTEFYINYGGERSSNSGGGSGRDVVFPALKTLVLENLPNLVEWEDAMELTTIETVFPWLEELRISSCGQLTSAPYHFPSLKKLDISKIKSTAFERIISKLTTLTSLEIWNISELVCLPEQLLQNSRSLMSIKIYNCSDLVSIPPHQDVTSLQSFKISGCEKLSELPNALLTLPSLETFKVSDCPNLRSFPSLQGAGSLLRSLAISCGDEVLPTVFQFCTSLSSLSITKCPNLILIPELRKVHSLTNLEISNCPNLQSIPDLGELHSLTRLRIFRCQTLKLTCLPEELKCVTRLKDLEIGGYCEELDAFPSLSSIQHVHTSLESLVLYGWDKLNSLPDEIQHFTSLKFLSINNFDGLEALPEWLSNFSSLQTLHLSSCKNLMYLPTSQAMQRLTKLQSLWIRSCPKLKERCARGSGAEWSKIAHITHVDFFGD; this is translated from the coding sequence ATGGCTGAGACTGTCCTTAGTGTTGTTGCTGAGGAAATACTAGGCAAGCTGATTTCACTTGCTGCTGAGCAGATCAACGTTGCTTGGGGTTTCAAAGATGAGCTGACACGGCTTCGTGACTCATTAACCACGATTCAAGCTGTGTTGGCTGATGCAGAGAGAAGGCTAGTGAGAGAAGAGTTTGTGAGGCTTTGGTTGCAGAGGCTTAAAGATGTTGCTTATGATGCTGATGATGTGCTGGACGAGCTTGCTTACGAGATTCTCAAGCGAAAGGTAGAGATCCGAAATCAAATGAAGAGAAAGGTATGCTTCTTCTTTTCGTTTTCAAATCCCATTGCATTTCGTTGCAAGATGGCCAACAAAGTTAAGGCTATTGCTGAATCGCTAAAGAGAATTaatgatgaagcaaatcaataTGGACTTATTAGAGTCGAATTAGTAAATGCCAATCCTGAGATTATCCCAAGCCGCGGAGAGACAGACTCCTCTCTTGATCATTCTGAAGTTGAAGGAAGGAAAGATCTTGTCTTAGAAATAGTAGAGTTGTTGCTTAATGCATCCAATCAACGACTTTCGGTCATTCCTATAGTAGGGATGGCAGGTTTGGGAAAAACAACTCTAGCAAAATTAGTGTACAATCATGAGTTagtaaaaaaacattttgataaGACAATATGGGTATGTGTCTCCAATGAGTTTGAAGATAAAAAGATTTTAGAAGAGATTCTTGAATCCCTTACTTATAATTCAAGTTCAGTAAAAAATAAGAACACAATACTTGAACGCCTTCAAAAAGAGTTACAAGGTCAAAAATATATTCTTGTACTTGATGATGTATGGAATGAAGATTTTGTGAAATGGGATACTTTAAGGAGTTCTCTAATAGGAATGAACTTGAATGTGGGAAATAGTATTATTGTAACAACTCGTAGTGACAAGGTGGCTGAAATTATGGAGACATTTCCTCGACGTTACTTGGAAACTCTATCAAAAGATGATTGTTGGtccataattaagaaaaaagtatCTCTTAATGAAAATCCACTAACTCCAAATTTGGAGGCTATTGGAAAGGAGATCGCAAAAAAATGTGGTGGGGTTCCATTACTTGCAAAAGTTTTAGGAGGGATTATGTATTGTAAAAAGGAGGAGAGTGAATGGTTGGCAATTCAAAATAGTAGTGTTTGGAATTCCCTAATTGATAGCAATGGAATCTTATCCATACTAAAATTAAGCTTCGATCATCTTTATTCACCATCTCTAAAAAGGTGTTTCACATATTGTGCAATTTTTCCCAAAGATTATGAAATGGGAAAGGAAGAACTAGTTCAACATTGGATGGCTGAAGGGTTCCTCCAACCAACTCAGGAACATTTTTCGGCGGAGGATAACGGTTTCAagtattttgatattttatcgGCAAATTCCTTATTCCAAGATATAAAAAGAGATGATTATGGTAATATTGTAAGCTGCAAGATGCATGATCTTGTACATGATCTTGCCCTCTCTGTTTCAAAAGGGGAAACCTTGCATTTAAAGGACACGGTGGGAAATGACACTGAGTTGTCTCATATCCGACATTTATCTATTATATGCAATGACCAAACAATACCAACAATCTTACAATCTAGAGATGTCATGGGTAGATTGCGCACAGTTTATTCTATACATGCTAATCTTGGTGACAAGTTATTGGCATTAAAATGTGTACGTAGTCTATCTTTATCTGGGCGACATGTAGAGGAGTTGCCCAATTCAATTGGTGAGTTTAGACATTTGAGGCTTCTTCGCATTGAGGAGACCAATATCAAAGCATTACCCAATTCTGTTACCAAGCTCTACAACTTGCAAACTTTAGTAATCAAGCGTTGTCAAAATCTTCTGAAGCTTCCAAATGATCTACAAAATTTGATTAGCTTGAGACATATTGATATTGATCATTGGTACATTAAACAATTGCCAATCAATATGGGGCGGTTGACTTGCCTTCAAACGTTGCCTTTTTTTGTCATCGGTCAAGATGCTGGTCATCGAATTGAAGAAGTGGGATGCTTAAGCCAACTCAGAGGAAGATTAAGTATCTACAATCTAGAGCATGTGAGAGATAAAGAAGAAGCCAAAACTGCAAATTTAGGGGGAAAGGCAGGACTGCAGAAGTTGGGATTCTATTGgaatagagaaagagatggaaACAATAATGATGAGGATGTACTGGAAGGCCTTCAACCTCACCCAAGTTTGAAAAGCTTAGAGATCGAAAATTTCAAGGGTGAGAAGTTCCCTTCATGGATATTGGCATGTGATAACAATAGTggtggtttgtttgttttggacCATCTGTTGGAAATTCGTTTAGAAAACTGTAACAAGTGCAACAAGCTTCCTACACTTGGGCATTTACCCCTTCTCAAGGTTCTTCAAATAGAGAGAATGGACAACGTGACATGTATAGGAACAGAATTTTACATTAATTATGGTGGTGAGAGATCAAGTAATAGTGGAGGTGGCAGTGGCAGAGATGTGGTGTTCCCAGCTTTGAAAACACTTGTTTTGGAGAACTTGCCCAATCTAGTAGAATGGGAGGACGCGATGGAGTTGACAACAATAGAAACGGTGTTTCCTTGGCTTGAGGAGTTGAGAATTTCATCATGTGGCCAATTGACAAGTGCTCCATATCATTTTCCATCTCTTAAGAAGTTAGATATTTCTAAAATCAAAAGCACGGCATTCGAAAGGATTATCAGCAAGCTTACCACACTCACCTCTCTCGAAATTTGGAATATTTCAGAACTTGTTTGTTTGCCGGAGCAGTTATTGCAGAATAGTAGGAGTCTCATGTCTATAAAGATATATAATTGTTCTGATTTGGTTTCCATCCCGCCGCATCAAGATGTAACCTCTCTCCAATCATTCAAAATAAGTGGATGTGAGAAATTGAGTGAATTGCCGAACGCACTGCTCACCCTTCCTTCTCTTGAGACGTTTAAAGTAAGTGATTGTCCTAATTTGAGATCCTTTCCAAGTCTACAAGGTGCGGGCTCCCTTCTCCGAAGTCTGGCGATATCGTGTGGTGACGAAGTTCTACCGACTGTGTTCCAATTCTGCACATCGCTTTCAAGTTTGAGTATAACAAAGTGTCCAAATCTGATATTAATTCCAGAGCTACGAAAAGTGCATTCTCTTACGAATTTAGAAATTTCCAATTGTCCTAATCTGCAATCAATTCCAGATCTAGGAGAATTGCATTCTCTTACCCGTTTAAGAATTTTCCGTTGCCAAACGTTAAAGTTAACGTGTTTGCCAGAGGAGTTAAAGTGCGTCACCCGCTTAAAGGATTTGGAGATCGGTGGGTATTGTGAAGAGTTGGATGCGTTCCCCAGTCTCAGTTCCATCCAACACGTGCACACGTCCCTTGAATCACTAGTATTGTACGGGTGGGATAAACTCAACTCTCTCCCGGACGAAATACAACACTTCACTTCACTTAAATTTCTGTCCATAAACAACTTTGATGGACTGGAAGCTTTGCCTGAGTGGTTGTCCaacttttcttctcttcaaacACTGCACCTTTCGTCCTGCAAGAACCTGATGTATCTGCCCACATCGCAAGCCATGCAACGCCTCACTAAATTACAATCATTGTGGATTCGTTCATGTCCCAAATTAAAGGAAAGATGTGCAAGAGGTAGCGGGGCAGAGTGGTCCAAAATCGCCCATATTACACATGTCGATTTCTTCGGTGATTGA